A single window of Solea senegalensis isolate Sse05_10M unplaced genomic scaffold, IFAPA_SoseM_1 scf7180000014789, whole genome shotgun sequence DNA harbors:
- the LOC122761558 gene encoding uncharacterized protein LOC122761558 isoform X1 encodes MKPFLSVFHAKAHDFKCEVKWSGAYQEGAGLTLGEEVEQCNAFLSRIAVTTKHMSKAGRTDMLTLLAMRWNQQKLDNLVTSLSHRYHKTIQSLQSKEQNVESMKAQLAVTESHLEDWVSDVKEWAEATTNTSTNDVDALASRIEVLVTSIKRRSQRLYKDTDGNKGRARIRRKIREEKGILTSVVEKYNKIVPSTESLCMETIVSGETAWPWQLPHSGMTHKHRTSTLK; translated from the exons ATGAAGCCGTTCCTGTCTGTATTTCATGCCAAAGCTCATGATTTCAAATGCGAG GTCAAATGGAGTGGGGCATATCAGGAAGGGGCTGGCCTAACACTAGGCGAGGAGGTTGAGCAGTGCAATGCCTTCCTCTCTAGGATTGCAGTGACCACAAAGCACATGTCAAAAGCTG gaCGCACAGACATGCTGACTCTCTTGGCCATGCGCTGGAATCAGCAAAAGTTGGACAATTTGGTcacctcactgtctcacagatATCACAAG ACCATACAATCTCTACAAAGCAAGGAACAGAATGTTGAGTCCATGAAAGCTCAGTTGGCAGTGACAGAGAGCCATTTGGAAGACTGGGTCAGTGATGTCAAAGAGTGGGCAGAAG caacaacaaacacaagcacaaatgaTGTGGATGCCTTGGCCAGTAGAATCGAGGTGCTGGTGACCAGTATAAAGAGACGCTCACAGCGTCTTTATAAAGATACTGACGGCAACAAAGGTCGTGCCAGGATCCGCCGCAAAATCAGGGAGGAGAAGGGGATCCTGACCTCTGTTGtggagaaatacaacaaaatagtTCCAAGCACAGAAAGTCTTTGCATGGAAACCATTGTGTCTGGCGAGACAGCTTGGCCATGGCAGCTACCACACAGTGgtatgacacacaaacacagaaccaGTACCCTCAAATGA
- the LOC122761558 gene encoding uncharacterized protein LOC122761558 isoform X2 yields the protein MKPFLSVFHAKAHDFKCEVKWSGAYQEGAGLTLGEEVEQCNAFLSRIAVTTKHMSKAGRTDMLTLLAMRWNQQKLDNLVTSLSHRYHKTIQSLQSKEQNVESMKAQLAVTESHLEDWVSDVKEWAEATTNTSTNDVDALASRIEVLVTSIKRRSQRLYKDTDGNKGRARIRRKIREEKGILTSVVEKYNKIVPSTESLCMETIVSGETAWPWQLPHSGQRERRLTSSWQ from the exons ATGAAGCCGTTCCTGTCTGTATTTCATGCCAAAGCTCATGATTTCAAATGCGAG GTCAAATGGAGTGGGGCATATCAGGAAGGGGCTGGCCTAACACTAGGCGAGGAGGTTGAGCAGTGCAATGCCTTCCTCTCTAGGATTGCAGTGACCACAAAGCACATGTCAAAAGCTG gaCGCACAGACATGCTGACTCTCTTGGCCATGCGCTGGAATCAGCAAAAGTTGGACAATTTGGTcacctcactgtctcacagatATCACAAG ACCATACAATCTCTACAAAGCAAGGAACAGAATGTTGAGTCCATGAAAGCTCAGTTGGCAGTGACAGAGAGCCATTTGGAAGACTGGGTCAGTGATGTCAAAGAGTGGGCAGAAG caacaacaaacacaagcacaaatgaTGTGGATGCCTTGGCCAGTAGAATCGAGGTGCTGGTGACCAGTATAAAGAGACGCTCACAGCGTCTTTATAAAGATACTGACGGCAACAAAGGTCGTGCCAGGATCCGCCGCAAAATCAGGGAGGAGAAGGGGATCCTGACCTCTGTTGtggagaaatacaacaaaatagtTCCAAGCACAGAAAGTCTTTGCATGGAAACCATTGTGTCTGGCGAGACAGCTTGGCCATGGCAGCTACCACACAGTG GACAAAGAGAAAGGCGTTTGACATCATCATGGCAGTAa